One window of Sphingobacteriales bacterium genomic DNA carries:
- a CDS encoding transposase: protein MPHIRDLFFCASLIAGETEIISDGGRASRTDRGGQEADSGTEKEGISWQARSAEGRCLVRGRKQGSKNRPKQPNPTASFRAFTALLNKLLSCLPGINLTYMVADCAYASADYFSAVTKTGLHLITRLPVNAALVYAYSDPVAPKHRGRPKKYGEKVDLNNLDNQELKDTKTENGLLTQIWQLPCYNKSLSKNLLNVGIVKITNLKTQKVAFSKFCTTDPNLDWQTMIDYYSLRFQIEFDFRDAKQFFGLSDFKNYTSKNLTNFVNLCFTATLTAKILQAQYQVKYNNPNFSILDLKILCNTRFTVKTVIKLVRKSPDSIFNTQFADGFMPTDLVNVA, encoded by the coding sequence ATGCCCCATATTCGGGATTTGTTTTTTTGTGCTTCTCTGATAGCTGGGGAAACGGAAATCATATCCGATGGTGGTAGAGCAAGTCGTACAGACAGAGGGGGACAGGAAGCGGATAGCGGAACAGAAAAAGAAGGCATTAGCTGGCAAGCGCGCAGTGCCGAAGGCAGATGTTTGGTTCGTGGCAGGAAGCAAGGCAGCAAAAACCGACCCAAGCAGCCCAATCCTACGGCATCCTTTCGGGCATTCACCGCCTTGTTAAACAAGTTGCTTTCGTGCTTACCGGGCATCAACCTGACCTATATGGTAGCAGACTGTGCTTATGCCTCGGCAGATTATTTCTCTGCGGTAACAAAGACCGGACTTCACCTGATTACCCGTTTGCCTGTAAATGCCGCCCTCGTCTATGCCTACTCAGACCCAGTAGCCCCAAAACATCGGGGAAGACCCAAAAAATACGGAGAAAAAGTAGATTTGAACAACCTTGATAACCAAGAACTGAAAGACACCAAAACCGAAAATGGTCTCCTTACTCAGATATGGCAACTGCCCTGTTACAACAAATCCTTAAGCAAAAACCTGTTAAATGTGGGGATAGTAAAAATAACCAATTTGAAAACCCAAAAAGTAGCCTTCTCTAAATTTTGCACCACCGACCCTAACCTCGACTGGCAAACTATGATAGATTATTATAGTTTGCGTTTTCAGATTGAGTTTGACTTTCGGGATGCCAAACAATTTTTCGGACTATCCGATTTCAAAAACTACACCTCGAAAAATCTGACCAATTTTGTTAATCTATGCTTTACCGCTACCTTGACGGCTAAAATTTTGCAGGCACAATATCAGGTTAAATACAATAACCCTAACTTTAGCATTTTAGACCTCAAAATACTCTGTAATACGCGTTTTACGGTCAAAACAGTTATTAAATTGGTACGAAAATCGCCCGATTCAATTTTTAATACTCAATTCGCAGACGGGTTTATGCCAACAGATTTGGTCAATGTCGCTTAA
- a CDS encoding VWA domain-containing protein: protein MSQHPIVPTPGNNLTTGNNLIKTGNQLLKKGKYNAEIRRDRPTAIVFLIDQSGSMSAGGLQYRGSTLNKATAVARILNQTLEEIISKSKKDYGLGNYIDIAVIGYGQNSKSADFISKSINGTVWLSLSELEQKAIIKTFKVIKKVRGGGEKEQEETQHWWFEAIAANQTPMCDALKKATNLLKEWVGKNQDSYPPTVINITDGAATDATNEKLLDAANSLKDLSTNDGNVLLFNCHIEDHDGDALCFPTTESDLPDDKYAQLLFRMSSILPEKYQQEIKKQRSISSDINFVGMSFKSGVGELIKMIDVGTITVQNQIKHS, encoded by the coding sequence ATGAGCCAACATCCTATTGTTCCAACTCCGGGCAACAACCTGACTACCGGGAATAATCTGATTAAAACAGGAAACCAATTGTTGAAAAAAGGAAAATACAATGCAGAAATAAGACGCGACCGGCCTACTGCAATCGTGTTTTTGATTGACCAATCGGGGTCAATGAGTGCCGGTGGATTGCAGTATAGGGGCAGTACTTTAAATAAAGCAACAGCAGTTGCGCGAATTTTAAACCAAACTTTGGAGGAAATAATCAGTAAATCAAAAAAAGATTACGGTTTAGGCAACTACATTGACATTGCCGTTATCGGATACGGACAAAACAGCAAAAGTGCCGATTTTATTTCTAAAAGCATCAATGGTACAGTATGGCTTAGCCTCTCCGAACTTGAACAAAAAGCAATTATCAAGACATTTAAGGTTATTAAGAAAGTTCGTGGCGGGGGTGAAAAAGAACAGGAAGAAACTCAGCATTGGTGGTTTGAAGCGATTGCGGCAAATCAAACCCCCATGTGCGATGCGCTTAAAAAGGCAACCAATTTATTGAAGGAGTGGGTCGGCAAAAATCAAGACAGTTATCCTCCTACGGTTATTAATATTACAGACGGTGCGGCTACAGATGCTACAAACGAAAAGTTGTTAGATGCGGCAAATTCACTGAAAGATTTGTCAACCAATGACGGAAATGTGCTGCTGTTTAACTGCCATATTGAAGATCACGATGGGGATGCTCTCTGTTTTCCGACTACAGAAAGCGATCTACCCGATGATAAATACGCCCAGTTATTATTCCGAATGTCCAGTATTTTGCCGGAGAAATACCAACAGGAAATCAAAAAACAAAGAAGTATTAGTTCAGATATTAACTTTGTCGGAATGAGTTTTAAATCGGGAGTCGGAGAGTTGATAAAAATGATAGACGTAGGTACAATAACCGTACAAAATCAAATTAAACATTCCTGA
- the ggt gene encoding gamma-glutamyltransferase — MKNKGIIAAGHAETAKAGAEILNMGGNAYDSVVGAFIASFVCEPTYISAGGGGFMLARNSSGKAVLFDFFAQTPLQKRPENEIDFRKVTLHFGDNTQDFHIGMASMVVPGNIAGIFHIHKQLGRLPFSEVVAPALALAKKGVLISPFLHYTMQLLHPILTASETGRSIFTHSDGTLKKVGEPILIPHLDDTLFALSKEGARLFYEGEIGQQIVQDCLSKGGYLTTQDFSSYRVIERIPLKTEYRGHTIFTNPPPSSGGSLIAFALQLLQTLNVQHKFKPGSNEYLRVLSDVFSLTNLARKHEFDPNLYHPEVISKLLNEQTIAKYAEPISSRLGNTTHISVADSEGNTAALTHSSGAGSDYFVPGTGMMLNNMLGEADLNPHGFHRWHNNLRLSSMMSPTLLVSQEGNQTILGSSGSSRIRSALVQVVSLMLDFGLTLQEAVNHPRIHLEGHQLNIEYGFLPEEISKLTLAKGQHKTEWQSQNMYFGGVNAVSRNIQGHFSSAADERRSGAVVLI; from the coding sequence ATGAAAAACAAAGGAATTATAGCAGCCGGTCATGCAGAAACCGCAAAAGCCGGAGCTGAAATTCTGAATATGGGCGGTAATGCTTATGATTCGGTAGTCGGAGCTTTTATAGCATCATTTGTTTGCGAACCGACCTATATTTCTGCCGGAGGAGGTGGTTTTATGTTGGCCCGGAATTCTTCCGGTAAAGCGGTTCTGTTTGATTTTTTTGCACAAACCCCTTTACAGAAACGCCCTGAAAATGAAATTGATTTCAGAAAAGTAACCCTTCACTTTGGCGACAACACACAGGATTTTCATATTGGAATGGCCTCAATGGTAGTTCCGGGAAATATTGCCGGTATATTTCATATCCATAAACAATTAGGACGGCTTCCTTTTTCAGAAGTTGTTGCCCCGGCTTTGGCTTTGGCAAAAAAAGGAGTTCTTATTTCTCCGTTTTTGCATTACACCATGCAACTGCTTCATCCAATTTTGACAGCCTCCGAAACTGGTAGAAGCATTTTTACCCATTCAGATGGGACTTTGAAAAAAGTGGGTGAGCCAATCTTAATTCCACACCTTGATGATACTTTGTTTGCCCTTTCCAAAGAAGGTGCCCGATTGTTTTATGAAGGTGAAATCGGACAGCAAATTGTTCAGGACTGTCTGTCGAAAGGAGGATATTTAACGACTCAGGACTTTTCTTCTTATCGGGTAATTGAACGAATACCTCTGAAAACAGAATATCGGGGACATACCATATTCACCAATCCGCCTCCTTCTTCGGGCGGATCACTCATCGCTTTTGCTTTGCAGTTGTTGCAAACCCTGAATGTTCAACACAAATTCAAGCCCGGGTCAAATGAATATTTAAGAGTTCTGAGTGATGTCTTTTCGCTCACTAATCTGGCCCGCAAACATGAGTTTGACCCAAACCTTTATCATCCCGAGGTGATTTCAAAACTTTTGAACGAACAGACTATTGCTAAATACGCCGAACCCATCAGCAGCCGTTTGGGAAATACCACACATATCAGCGTTGCTGATAGTGAAGGCAACACCGCAGCCTTGACCCATTCATCCGGTGCCGGCAGCGATTATTTTGTGCCCGGAACCGGAATGATGCTCAACAATATGTTGGGCGAAGCCGACTTAAATCCACACGGTTTTCACCGTTGGCACAATAACCTGCGTTTGTCATCTATGATGTCCCCTACCTTGCTTGTTAGTCAGGAAGGAAATCAAACGATTCTCGGGTCAAGTGGTTCAAGTCGTATCCGGAGTGCTTTGGTTCAGGTTGTGAGTTTGATGCTCGATTTTGGTTTGACATTACAGGAAGCTGTCAATCATCCGAGAATACACTTAGAAGGGCATCAACTTAACATCGAATATGGATTTTTACCGGAAGAAATTTCAAAATTAACTTTAGCAAAGGGGCAACACAAAACAGAATGGCAAAGCCAAAACATGTATTTTGGAGGAGTAAATGCCGTAAGTCGAAACATTCAGGGACATTTTTCGAGTGCTGCCGATGAAAGAAGGAGTGGAGCGGTTGTTCTGATTTAG
- a CDS encoding SUMF1/EgtB/PvdO family nonheme iron enzyme yields MPFPSILEYKQAVIAAGDNFKDLLPLEMVEETPGQPKFASGNFAVVFKMRNPETDKLYAVKCFHRDSPDRHERLTAIAGYLQNNSSPYWVHYRYLPNELWVDSEIAGAGEYPVVFMEWAEGVTLFEAVRTHCTDNNTGALQQLSEKFSSLAVWLLSQPIAHGDLKHDNILVTPQGELVLIDYDGMYLEVLNKFGPCELGGTDYQHPLRGNQHYDLHIDDFSIAVINVSLQGLAIQPALFEKYNIGNNLILTRSDLQTPTSSPLIQTLKTLDHPTINALLQKLQESIQTKTLRLPGLTDILQPPVTKLILPPTIDETVKLIALKRQELARLETHLMDLQTRPVDEKDTIVINTILENIFVKQSGILLPAHMKFIKGGTFMMGDVMGDNEFEREKPVHQVTLSDFYMSAYCVTFEEYDAFCEAKRREKPDDKGWGRGNRPVINVEWYFAVEYCNWLSRQHKLTPAYDIKGNVNNLASSTIIPIWNANGYRLPTEAEWEYAAREGGKKVRFGNGQNILRATEANFDASASYKKLYSEVGEYRGKTVPVDSFKPNALGLYNMSGNVWEWCWDWMDSDYYKKSHTLNPKGPDSGSFRVYRGGSWDSDPRHCRVAYRINYHPDNRDDDLGFRLVASRSSNG; encoded by the coding sequence ATGCCTTTTCCTTCAATTTTAGAATACAAACAAGCTGTTATTGCTGCGGGTGATAATTTTAAAGACCTGCTGCCGTTGGAAATGGTAGAAGAAACACCGGGTCAGCCGAAATTCGCATCGGGCAATTTTGCTGTGGTGTTTAAAATGCGAAACCCCGAAACGGACAAATTGTATGCGGTTAAGTGTTTTCACAGAGATTCACCCGACAGACATGAGCGATTGACCGCCATTGCCGGTTATTTGCAAAACAATTCTTCACCTTACTGGGTACACTACCGTTATCTGCCCAACGAATTATGGGTAGATAGCGAGATTGCAGGAGCAGGCGAATACCCCGTGGTCTTTATGGAATGGGCAGAAGGAGTTACTTTGTTTGAAGCAGTGCGGACACATTGCACAGACAATAATACCGGAGCCCTGCAACAACTCAGCGAAAAATTTTCGAGCTTGGCAGTCTGGTTGCTGTCGCAACCCATTGCACACGGCGACCTGAAACACGACAATATATTGGTAACGCCGCAGGGAGAATTGGTCTTGATAGACTACGACGGCATGTATTTGGAAGTGCTTAATAAGTTTGGCCCTTGCGAACTCGGAGGCACCGATTACCAACATCCACTTAGAGGCAACCAACACTATGACCTGCATATTGACGATTTCAGCATTGCCGTTATCAATGTTTCCTTACAGGGATTGGCCATACAACCAGCTTTGTTTGAAAAATACAACATCGGCAACAACCTGATACTGACACGCTCCGACCTCCAAACCCCAACCTCCTCCCCGCTAATCCAAACCCTAAAAACCCTCGACCACCCCACCATAAACGCCCTCCTTCAAAAGCTACAGGAAAGCATCCAAACCAAGACCCTCCGCCTGCCCGGGCTGACCGATATATTGCAACCCCCGGTAACAAAGCTGATACTGCCACCCACCATAGATGAAACCGTAAAACTAATCGCCCTGAAAAGGCAAGAGTTAGCTCGTTTGGAAACCCATCTGATGGATTTGCAGACAAGACCTGTTGACGAAAAAGACACAATTGTAATCAATACAATACTCGAGAACATTTTTGTAAAGCAATCGGGCATCCTCCTCCCCGCCCACATGAAATTCATAAAAGGAGGTACTTTTATGATGGGCGATGTGATGGGGGATAATGAATTTGAAAGGGAAAAACCGGTACATCAGGTAACCCTGTCCGATTTTTATATGAGTGCGTATTGCGTAACATTTGAGGAGTATGATGCTTTTTGCGAAGCCAAAAGAAGAGAGAAGCCGGATGATAAGGGATGGGGAAGGGGGAACAGACCGGTAATCAACGTAGAGTGGTATTTTGCAGTGGAGTATTGCAACTGGTTAAGCCGCCAACACAAGCTAACCCCTGCTTATGACATCAAGGGTAATGTTAATAATCTTGCTTCCAGCACCATTATTCCTATTTGGAACGCCAACGGCTACCGCCTGCCTACCGAGGCAGAATGGGAGTATGCGGCTCGGGAAGGGGGTAAGAAGGTGCGCTTTGGCAATGGGCAAAATATTTTGCGCGCTACCGAAGCCAATTTTGATGCAAGTGCAAGCTATAAAAAACTTTATTCCGAAGTAGGGGAATACCGCGGCAAAACGGTACCGGTAGATAGTTTTAAGCCTAACGCTTTGGGTTTATACAATATGAGCGGAAATGTATGGGAGTGGTGTTGGGATTGGATGGACTCTGACTATTACAAAAAAAGCCATACCTTGAACCCCAAAGGACCGGATAGCGGCTCGTTTCGCGTGTATCGTGGCGGCAGTTGGGACTCCGATCCGCGGCACTGCCGGGTGGCTTACCGCATCAACTACCACCCCGACAACCGCGACGACGACCTTGGCTTCCGCCTGGTTGCGTCCCGCAGTTCTAACGGTTAG
- the porV gene encoding type IX secretion system outer membrane channel protein PorV: protein MRNLICLVVLMFVLITGLAQSAYAQVTTPGQLDGRVNTVFTSIPFLRINPDGRAGGMGDVGIATDADAASLYHNVSKLAFAPNMVGVSLTYTPWLRQLVDDIFIAYLTGYYKIDDLQALGFSMRYFSLGNINFTDITGNDAGQYNPNEFAFDLGYSRRLSEKFSTGITLKYVRSDLARGQEVGSGNIVKAAQAVAADIGFYYKTPVNFAPGGSTLSLGAAFSNIGNKVSYLNDDTRDFIPINMGIGAGLKMRLDDHNTIMVTADINKLMVPTPDTLDTNNNLVPDTREKPLLSGMFGSFGDAPGGAKEEFQELMYSIGAEYWYNEQFAVRVGHFNEHRYKGNRKFLTVGLGLRYSVFGFNFSYLIPVSGQRNPLDNTLRFSLTFDFNGKDKELETE, encoded by the coding sequence ATGAGAAATTTGATTTGCTTAGTAGTCTTAATGTTTGTCCTGATTACAGGGTTAGCACAATCGGCTTATGCACAAGTAACCACTCCCGGACAATTGGACGGAAGAGTAAATACGGTTTTCACTTCCATTCCTTTTTTGCGCATTAACCCCGACGGAAGAGCCGGAGGAATGGGTGATGTGGGTATTGCTACGGATGCAGATGCCGCTTCGCTCTATCATAATGTATCTAAACTGGCATTTGCACCAAATATGGTAGGAGTTAGCCTGACCTATACTCCATGGCTTCGACAGTTGGTGGACGATATATTTATTGCATACCTGACCGGATATTACAAAATAGATGACCTTCAGGCATTGGGTTTTTCTATGCGCTATTTTTCACTTGGCAATATAAATTTTACCGATATTACAGGCAATGACGCAGGTCAGTACAATCCCAACGAATTTGCTTTCGACCTTGGATATTCGCGAAGACTTTCTGAAAAATTTTCTACCGGAATTACCCTTAAATATGTCAGATCAGACCTTGCAAGAGGTCAGGAAGTCGGTAGTGGAAATATTGTTAAAGCGGCTCAGGCTGTTGCAGCCGACATAGGATTTTACTACAAAACGCCTGTCAATTTTGCACCGGGCGGAAGTACCCTTTCTTTGGGTGCCGCTTTTTCAAATATCGGAAACAAAGTTTCTTATCTGAACGATGATACCCGGGATTTCATACCTATTAACATGGGTATCGGTGCCGGATTAAAAATGCGATTAGATGACCATAACACCATCATGGTTACTGCCGATATCAACAAGTTAATGGTTCCTACCCCTGATACCTTAGACACCAACAACAACTTAGTGCCTGATACTCGCGAAAAACCATTGCTTAGTGGTATGTTCGGTTCTTTTGGAGACGCTCCCGGAGGTGCAAAAGAAGAATTTCAGGAGCTAATGTATTCTATTGGTGCAGAATATTGGTATAACGAGCAATTTGCAGTAAGGGTTGGACATTTTAATGAACATAGATACAAAGGCAACCGCAAATTTTTAACGGTTGGACTTGGCTTGAGATATAGCGTATTTGGTTTTAATTTCTCTTATTTAATTCCGGTCAGCGGTCAGCGCAATCCTTTGGACAACACGCTCCGTTTTTCTTTGACCTTCGACTTTAATGGAAAAGACAAAGAACTGGAAACAGAATAA
- a CDS encoding type II toxin-antitoxin system HicA family toxin, translating to MKLPRNVNGKELAQVLVVLGYTVTRQTGSHLRLTTHLNGQHHITIPMHNPISIGTLSNILTEISNHHQMTKKELLTLLF from the coding sequence ATGAAACTGCCTCGTAATGTAAATGGCAAAGAACTTGCACAAGTTCTCGTTGTATTAGGCTATACTGTAACCAGACAAACCGGCAGTCATTTAAGGCTGACTACCCATTTAAACGGACAACATCATATAACTATACCAATGCACAACCCTATAAGCATAGGCACATTATCTAATATTTTAACCGAAATTTCAAATCACCACCAAATGACAAAAAAAGAATTGTTAACATTATTGTTTTAA
- a CDS encoding transposase: MYGVYAAIVTTLFALGFVFYVRGLPVGAHSYEVVFEVGVSTGGELYYSHRRSGRREKSGQDLWFVEVLEQHSEMPHIRDLFFCASLIAVGKRKSYPMVVEQVVQTEGDRKRIAEQKKKALAGKRRSAEGRCLVRGRKQGSKNRPKQPNPTASFRAFTALLNKLLSCLPGINLTYMVADCAYASADYFSAVTKTGLHLITRLPVNAALVYAYSDPVAPKHRGRPKNTEKK; encoded by the coding sequence GTGTACGGAGTTTATGCCGCTATAGTAACTACTCTGTTCGCACTTGGTTTCGTTTTTTATGTCAGAGGACTACCTGTGGGAGCGCATTCGTATGAAGTTGTTTTTGAAGTGGGTGTATCAACCGGAGGAGAATTATATTATAGCCATAGACGAAGTGGTAGAAGGGAAAAGTCGGGACAAGACCTATGGTTTGTCGAAGTTTTGGAGCAGCATTCAGAAATGCCCCATATTCGGGATTTGTTTTTTTGTGCTTCTCTGATAGCTGTGGGGAAACGGAAATCATATCCGATGGTGGTAGAGCAAGTCGTACAGACAGAGGGGGACAGGAAGCGGATAGCGGAACAGAAAAAGAAGGCATTAGCTGGCAAGCGGCGCAGTGCCGAAGGCAGATGTTTGGTTCGTGGCAGGAAGCAAGGCAGCAAAAACCGACCCAAGCAGCCCAATCCTACGGCATCCTTTCGGGCATTCACCGCCTTGTTAAACAAGTTGCTTTCGTGCTTACCGGGCATCAACCTGACCTATATGGTAGCAGACTGTGCTTATGCCTCGGCAGATTATTTCTCTGCGGTAACAAAGACCGGACTTCACCTGATTACCCGTTTGCCTGTAAATGCCGCCCTCGTCTATGCCTACTCAGACCCAGTAGCCCCAAAACATCGGGGAAGACCCAAAAATACGGAGAAAAAGTAG
- a CDS encoding DUF1669 domain-containing protein — MPQIRAIFDNIQHHLSIEIQGAKQYIRLAMAWLTDQNLYEQLCQMANAGAKVELLLLNDDINNNARNIDLERLIQTNNAEVVFMKPEDYRKMHNKYCIIDTHTVITGSYNWTYQAQQNDENIIIISNDLDIIADYVNNFNRLKQKYGGKISDKADSSILCKRLEMLRNALALSDTDDILLQRNKTAQLLIEMPSEWLKIEECLHQNMHQEAETLIGNWLQHLIALAKYQDYELEELQFELKTLEMQLNALRDEKTELEALIKAFNQRYQLELGELILQIMELQTEQAEQAAKHAPENEKKQQAYEDLKNQFRQAHQEYAQARGKETPYLNPEDENLLKALYKKAVKLCHPDTVQDDALKAKAHHIFVELQAAYEAKDIEQVKKILDYLEKGKPFTPTDNSKLQKDQLRARIAYLKQALQKLIQEIAELTNSETYKTIIHIGNDWDAYFANAKQQLENQLHHLRKSKQI; from the coding sequence ATGCCTCAAATTCGAGCTATATTCGACAATATTCAACACCATCTCAGTATAGAAATTCAGGGTGCAAAACAATACATTCGCCTTGCAATGGCCTGGCTTACCGACCAAAACCTATACGAGCAGCTATGCCAAATGGCCAATGCCGGTGCTAAAGTAGAATTGTTACTGCTCAACGACGACATTAACAACAATGCACGAAATATAGACTTGGAGCGGTTGATACAGACAAACAATGCCGAAGTTGTTTTTATGAAACCGGAAGACTACCGGAAAATGCACAACAAGTATTGCATAATTGATACACATACCGTGATTACCGGTTCCTATAACTGGACGTATCAAGCACAACAAAACGATGAAAACATTATCATTATAAGCAATGACCTTGATATTATTGCAGATTATGTGAATAATTTCAACCGGCTGAAACAAAAATACGGAGGTAAAATAAGCGACAAGGCCGATTCAAGTATTTTGTGCAAACGCCTCGAAATGCTGCGCAATGCCCTTGCCTTGTCCGACACAGATGATATTTTGCTGCAACGCAATAAAACCGCACAACTCCTAATAGAAATGCCCTCCGAGTGGCTTAAAATTGAAGAATGTCTGCACCAAAACATGCATCAGGAGGCAGAAACACTCATAGGAAATTGGCTGCAACACCTCATCGCACTTGCCAAGTACCAAGACTACGAATTAGAAGAACTGCAATTTGAACTAAAAACGCTCGAAATGCAGCTAAACGCTTTGCGCGACGAAAAAACCGAATTAGAAGCCCTGATTAAAGCCTTTAACCAACGCTATCAGCTTGAATTGGGCGAACTGATCCTGCAAATCATGGAACTCCAAACCGAACAGGCGGAACAGGCTGCCAAACATGCCCCTGAAAACGAAAAAAAACAACAGGCTTACGAAGACCTGAAAAACCAATTCCGACAGGCGCATCAGGAATATGCGCAGGCGCGGGGAAAAGAAACACCCTACCTAAACCCCGAAGACGAAAACCTGCTGAAAGCACTCTACAAAAAAGCAGTTAAGCTTTGCCATCCCGATACCGTTCAAGATGATGCTTTGAAGGCAAAAGCGCATCATATTTTTGTCGAACTGCAAGCCGCTTACGAAGCCAAAGATATTGAACAGGTCAAAAAGATTTTGGACTATCTCGAAAAAGGCAAACCCTTTACCCCAACCGACAACAGCAAACTCCAAAAAGACCAACTCCGGGCAAGAATAGCCTATCTGAAACAAGCATTGCAAAAACTTATACAAGAAATTGCGGAACTCACAAACTCCGAAACCTATAAAACGATTATACATATCGGCAACGATTGGGATGCCTATTTTGCCAATGCCAAACAACAATTGGAAAACCAATTACATCACCTTAGAAAATCGAAACAAATATGA
- a CDS encoding 2-oxoisovalerate dehydrogenase, whose product MSQHPVNTEIIFIVEETPENAFTARALGYGIYTEADTLPELREMVRDAVLCHFEENNKPALIRLHFVKQELIIV is encoded by the coding sequence ATGAGTCAACATCCTGTCAATACCGAAATAATTTTTATAGTAGAAGAAACACCCGAAAATGCCTTCACGGCAAGGGCATTAGGGTATGGTATTTATACCGAAGCCGATACCTTACCCGAACTCAGAGAAATGGTGCGCGATGCCGTTTTATGCCATTTTGAGGAAAACAATAAACCGGCTTTGATAAGATTGCACTTTGTTAAACAAGAGCTGATAATAGTATGA
- a CDS encoding TolC family protein — translation MRTGFILLLLLLSAFCKTELQAQNNPQTEVWTFEQCTDYAQQHNVQAMQLQLQTESAEINLQQSKYNRLPNANANFSHGLNYGRSIDPFTNTFNTEAIQASQIQVGSNVVLFNGLRQKNTIEQRKLELEAANWDLKDLHNNLELNVLSAYLQILLAQEQFRILEQQAEVTQRQYKQTESFVKAGALPAGNLLDIEAQIANDRLNTVNARNAIATAYLGLSQILNYYQPFEVKKPNIAALALTAIEQISAEQVYEAALSSQPQLQSALLRTRVAEQTLKVAEGGKYPTVTLSANLSSLYSSRAEELIIGSSFDTLLTNYFTLTGTPIVSLTPEYTLKKTNYPKQLWNNLGGFVGINVSVPIFNQYQVKNSIKLSRIGVSNARLNQENARNTLRQQIEQAYLNGRSAALRYEASQTNVAALEQSVNQTEKRMNAGTATSLEYLNIKNNLTVAQLNLESAKYEYYFRLKILDFYQGKPVVLE, via the coding sequence ATGAGAACCGGATTTATCTTATTACTGCTGCTCTTATCTGCTTTTTGCAAAACAGAGCTGCAAGCACAAAATAATCCTCAGACCGAGGTGTGGACATTTGAACAATGTACGGATTATGCACAACAACATAATGTGCAGGCGATGCAACTGCAACTGCAAACAGAATCGGCCGAAATCAATCTTCAGCAAAGTAAATACAACCGTTTGCCAAATGCCAATGCCAATTTTTCGCATGGGTTAAACTATGGGCGAAGTATTGACCCTTTTACCAACACTTTTAATACTGAAGCCATTCAAGCCTCTCAAATTCAAGTGGGAAGTAACGTAGTTTTATTTAATGGCTTGCGCCAGAAAAACACGATTGAACAGAGAAAACTTGAACTTGAAGCAGCAAACTGGGATTTAAAAGACCTGCATAACAACCTTGAACTGAATGTTTTATCGGCTTATTTGCAAATACTGCTTGCTCAGGAACAATTTCGAATATTGGAACAACAGGCCGAGGTAACCCAACGACAATACAAACAAACTGAAAGTTTTGTGAAAGCAGGAGCGCTGCCCGCCGGCAATCTGTTAGATATAGAAGCACAGATTGCCAACGACCGGCTAAATACGGTCAATGCCCGTAATGCCATTGCCACTGCTTATCTCGGACTGTCACAAATCCTCAATTATTACCAACCTTTTGAAGTGAAAAAGCCAAATATTGCAGCTTTGGCTTTGACTGCGATCGAACAAATATCGGCCGAACAGGTCTATGAAGCGGCGTTAAGCTCTCAACCTCAACTTCAAAGTGCGCTGCTTCGAACGCGGGTTGCCGAGCAAACTCTGAAAGTGGCAGAAGGTGGTAAGTATCCCACCGTAACCTTATCGGCAAATTTGAGTTCTCTGTATTCAAGCCGTGCAGAGGAGTTGATTATTGGCAGTTCTTTTGATACCCTCCTGACCAATTATTTTACGCTGACCGGAACTCCCATTGTCAGCCTTACTCCTGAATACACGTTAAAGAAAACCAACTACCCCAAGCAACTTTGGAACAATTTGGGTGGTTTTGTCGGCATCAATGTTTCAGTGCCTATTTTTAATCAATATCAGGTTAAAAACTCCATAAAACTTTCGCGGATTGGCGTATCTAATGCAAGACTCAATCAGGAAAATGCCAGAAACACCCTGAGACAACAAATTGAGCAGGCTTATCTCAACGGCCGCTCGGCAGCTTTGCGCTATGAGGCCTCGCAAACCAACGTTGCAGCATTGGAACAATCGGTCAATCAAACTGAAAAGCGCATGAATGCAGGAACTGCTACTTCGCTGGAATATCTGAATATAAAAAACAACCTTACCGTTGCCCAACTAAATCTGGAATCGGCGAAATATGAATATTATTTCAGACTAAAAATTCTCGACTTTTATCAAGGCAAACCGGTTGTTTTGGAATAA